The segment AAACAATGATGTGCATTTGGcacaaatcaattttttttgaaaagaataaGATACATTTGACTACACATACATATATACTTTATTTGAAACACATCCAACCGCGtcttaaacattttttaagaaATGATTTATTTGTATAAGGCGCGGGTGGAtgtgtttaaaataaaagatcttATTCTGTTTTTCCTACAATGGAGAAATGGAGACGAATTTTCATGTTCATTCTTTtacgaatttttatatatatgggaAAAGTTAAGCTAAAATAGATAAGAATTTCTCCAAGTtaataaaattacattaaaGTTATATACATGAAGAGTTGCTTAAAAACGTACGTTTATGACTGTTCATGGTTAATAAAAGGACCAACAAAGACCTTTTTGCTTTAACTCATAATCTCTTTTCATATTACAAAAACACTCTTTTATCATCTTCAAGGTAAACAAAATCTTTTGCTCTTCCCTTTGATGTTTCGAAATTCTCGATTGTTAAATCTTCTTTGGTTTGTGTGTTCTCAGAGCTATGCAGAACCAAGCAAACGGACGAGGAAGATTTCATTTTGCTGAGCTTGGAACAGGAGGACTAAGAGTCATCTGTCCACAATGTCACGTTCCATTCACACCTCATCTCGGTATCTATAAACCAAACTCTGTTTCTATTCATTCGTTGTAAGTTATAGCAATGGTCTTTTTTTCTCAATCGAATAGTTAATTAAGATCTTGATTTGTTATTACAGGGCATCTGATTGCAGCTAGGCTTCCATGTAAAAACTGTAAGGCTAATTTATCTTATAGAAGCAGCACAGGAGGAACAGTGAAATGTCCTTGTTGTAGTTCCTGGCGTCCTATGCCTAGTCTTAAATCTCTGGTCTGTGGTGGATGTAATGCAACAATCATATATCAAAAGGATGATCGATCTGTTAAATGTTATCCCTGCAAACACATCACACATCCACAGGTAAAGTCTCTCCCTTTTTCTATTATCATTTGTAAGTTGAATGAGTTGTCTGCAATATCTTCATGATGCCTaatgttacttttttttttttgtttaggaaACAAATGATGGGGATAGTTCATTTTACCAGTTTGTTCCTCTTCAGGTTAACGGGGTTGGTCCTTTTCAAGGTAACTGGGTTAAATTTCAAGAAGTCGACCGGGTTGTTCCTCCTCAGACTAACCGGGTTATTCCACCTCATGTCAACCGGGTTATTCCACCTCATGTCAACCTGGTTAATCCTCCTCATGTCAACCTGGTTAATCCTTTTATAGTTAACCGGGTTGTTCCTCAAACTAACCCCCTTATTCCCCATCAAGTTAACCGCGTTTTTCATCCTCAAACTAACCGGGTTAACCGGAGGAACCGTAAAGCTAATGCA is part of the Brassica rapa cultivar Chiifu-401-42 chromosome A09, CAAS_Brap_v3.01, whole genome shotgun sequence genome and harbors:
- the LOC103840298 gene encoding protein LSD1, producing MQNQANGRGRFHFAELGTGGLRVICPQCHVPFTPHLGHLIAARLPCKNCKANLSYRSSTGGTVKCPCCSSWRPMPSLKSLVCGGCNATIIYQKDDRSVKCYPCKHITHPQETNDGDSSFYQFVPLQVNGVGPFQGNWVKFQEVDRVVPPQTNRVIPPHVNRVIPPHVNLVNPPHVNLVNPFIVNRVVPQTNPLIPHQVNRVFHPQTNRVNRRNRKANAETESTATSPFTPNPESESTSAFVADYVARLVRDCPPGMSANKRKVEEDKTKPEK